A single window of Thermotoga sp. Ku-13t DNA harbors:
- a CDS encoding O-antigen ligase family protein produces MRVETSQDLIYERFLRQQYEFRYKIFLIFVCVYAFLSGFVFVEPSPAEIWFLLLSPFLLMNFVTNWSAIFTFSLLFLPFLFSTFVGAILGLFNPRFFTIDLYLFGYFFILVSYISTLHNQKLDAHEVLERLMKYWALAGAVNVLFGLYAYVFGRTTFFGTRLIRFGIRLTGFFKDPNVLGPFLVPIAVFFLMRYFRREGNSFTNLLAILFFSFGILLTFSRAAWLNYLTAILIFLFMIIRERKVTIRVVLFISVAIATFLIFWSMAERINIIGINLKDFIITRSSLQEYDYDRFKAQREFVDIMRQTSVIFGCGPGNYEKFAGMATHSLYARYIGERGFFGFSLFVVFIIMIWRKVSHSSIKIFLIPVILGQFVNSLFIDSLHWRHLWLLLILAYL; encoded by the coding sequence ATGAGGGTAGAAACAAGTCAAGATTTGATTTATGAAAGGTTTTTGAGACAACAATATGAATTCCGATACAAGATCTTTTTGATTTTTGTCTGTGTTTATGCTTTTCTTTCAGGTTTTGTCTTTGTTGAACCATCACCAGCAGAAATTTGGTTTTTGTTGCTTTCACCTTTCTTGTTAATGAATTTCGTCACAAATTGGAGTGCTATTTTCACGTTTTCTCTTTTATTTCTACCTTTTTTGTTCTCAACATTTGTTGGCGCAATTTTGGGATTATTTAATCCAAGATTTTTTACTATTGATCTGTATCTCTTTGGATACTTTTTTATCTTGGTTTCGTATATCAGCACTCTGCATAATCAAAAGTTAGATGCTCATGAAGTTTTGGAAAGACTTATGAAGTACTGGGCCTTAGCTGGTGCGGTAAACGTTTTGTTTGGTCTGTATGCTTATGTATTTGGAAGAACAACATTTTTCGGTACCAGACTTATAAGATTTGGAATAAGGCTTACCGGTTTTTTTAAAGACCCTAATGTGCTTGGTCCATTTCTTGTTCCAATAGCCGTTTTCTTCTTAATGCGATACTTTAGAAGAGAGGGAAACTCATTTACAAATCTACTAGCAATTCTTTTCTTTAGTTTTGGTATCTTGCTAACTTTCTCACGCGCTGCATGGCTCAATTACCTAACAGCGATTTTGATATTCCTATTTATGATCATAAGGGAAAGAAAAGTAACGATCAGAGTAGTACTGTTTATTTCAGTAGCCATAGCTACTTTTTTGATCTTTTGGTCAATGGCGGAGAGAATCAACATTATAGGCATAAATCTCAAAGATTTCATAATTACAAGATCTTCTCTTCAGGAATATGATTATGACCGTTTCAAAGCTCAACGTGAATTTGTAGATATAATGAGACAGACAAGTGTTATCTTTGGTTGCGGTCCAGGTAATTATGAAAAATTTGCGGGTATGGCAACTCACTCTCTTTACGCACGTTATATCGGAGAAAGAGGCTTTTTCGGTTTCTCACTTTTTGTAGTTTTTATCATAATGATCTGGCGAAAGGTTTCTCACTCTTCAATTAAAATATTCTTGATACCGGTCATTCTAGGTCAATTTGTAAACTCTTTATTCATTGACAGCTTACATTGGAGACATTTGTGGTTATTATTGATACTAGCTTATTTGTGA
- a CDS encoding glycosyltransferase family A protein, with amino-acid sequence MALVSFVIPAYNTECHIGRPLRSLMQQTLRDFEIIIIDDGSSDKTKEKAERILMEEKFDNYTIISQMNSGVSSARNRGLKIAKGEYAAFLDADDYVRQDLVEKINKMVTKNTFDIILWKFGVVDPEGRYCNAPSRIFSYAMKESNKELIIQVMKF; translated from the coding sequence ATGGCACTTGTTTCTTTTGTCATACCAGCATACAACACAGAATGTCATATCGGTCGCCCACTTAGAAGTTTAATGCAACAAACTTTGAGAGATTTTGAAATTATCATAATAGACGACGGGTCAAGCGATAAAACTAAAGAAAAAGCTGAACGGATACTCATGGAAGAAAAATTTGATAATTACACTATAATAAGTCAAATGAACAGTGGGGTTAGCAGTGCAAGAAATAGGGGTCTTAAAATTGCCAAAGGTGAGTACGCGGCTTTTTTAGATGCTGATGATTATGTTAGACAAGATTTGGTTGAAAAAATCAACAAAATGGTTACTAAAAATACATTTGATATAATTTTGTGGAAATTCGGAGTTGTGGATCCTGAAGGCAGATACTGCAACGCACCGTCTAGAATTTTTTCCTACGCTATGAAGGAATCCAACAAG